One window of the Acaryochloris sp. CCMEE 5410 genome contains the following:
- a CDS encoding succinylglutamate desuccinylase/aspartoacylase family protein: MDMTPITIGGTTVAPGTEQHIELPVACLPTQTMLSLPIHVVNGQSEGPTLWLSAAIHGDELNGVEIIRQVLEQVKPKSLRGVLIAVPIVNLFGFIEQSRYLPDRRDLNRSFPGSVRGSLAARLAHLFMKEVVSHCSYGIDLHTASHHRVNLPQIRANLDNSETYRCAQAFAAPAMIHATTRDGSLRQAAAKQGISVLLYEAGEALRFDSEAIAIGVNGVLQVMAALEMLPLTTPTSNTPTTQMYRSTKWVRASRSGILHLQIELGQTVIQRQKLGYIADAFGDTNRRIQAPCGGIIIGYTQNPLVNQGDGIVHIAIP; encoded by the coding sequence ATGGATATGACGCCGATTACGATTGGAGGCACTACGGTTGCTCCTGGTACTGAACAGCATATCGAACTACCCGTTGCTTGCCTACCTACACAGACCATGCTGTCGCTCCCTATTCATGTGGTTAACGGCCAAAGTGAAGGTCCAACCTTGTGGCTAAGCGCAGCTATTCACGGGGATGAACTGAATGGGGTGGAAATCATTCGTCAGGTACTGGAACAGGTCAAGCCAAAATCACTCAGAGGTGTATTAATCGCAGTCCCTATCGTTAATCTTTTTGGCTTTATTGAACAATCTCGCTATCTCCCAGACCGACGTGATCTGAATCGTTCCTTTCCTGGATCAGTCCGAGGGTCTTTGGCTGCACGTTTAGCTCATCTGTTTATGAAAGAAGTGGTCAGTCACTGTAGTTATGGCATTGACCTCCATACGGCCTCCCATCACCGCGTCAATTTACCCCAAATTCGGGCTAATCTGGATAACTCCGAAACTTATCGATGTGCCCAAGCATTTGCTGCCCCAGCTATGATTCATGCCACAACCCGTGACGGATCTCTTCGGCAAGCGGCTGCAAAACAAGGGATTTCTGTCTTGCTCTATGAGGCAGGAGAAGCCTTGCGATTTGATTCAGAGGCGATTGCTATTGGTGTTAACGGTGTATTGCAGGTGATGGCAGCCTTAGAGATGTTGCCTCTAACAACCCCAACCTCTAACACTCCAACCACTCAAATGTACAGAAGTACAAAATGGGTCAGAGCGTCTCGTAGTGGCATCTTGCATCTACAAATTGAACTGGGGCAAACAGTCATCCAACGTCAAAAACTGGGTTACATCGCCGATGCTTTTGGAGATACAAATCGCAGGATTCAGGCTCCCTGTGGAGGCATCATCATTGGATATACTCAAAACCCTCTAGTTAACCAAGGGGATGGCATTGTTCATATAGCCATTCCTTAA
- a CDS encoding cation-translocating P-type ATPase gives MAIEGPEHSPRSQWHTLDTNVVLRRLESDPIHGLTIDQVNQRQQLYGHNELQEVSGRSTWIILIDQFKNIMLLMLIVVAIVSAVLDLQDRQFPKDAVAISAIVLLNGWLGFIQESRAEQALTALKSMTSSRVRVIRQGQEREVDAKELVPGDVISLEAGVQVPADGRLLKSASLSIRESALTGEAEAVTKQPELILAEDTALGDRQNLIFRGTEVIQGRGTAIVTATGMETELGKIAAMLQSVETEPTPLQQRMGQLGNVLVTGSMVLVGLVVLGGIVREGNLSMVDDLLEISLSMAVAVVPEGLPAVITVTLALGTQRMVRRQALIRKLPAVETLGSVTTICSDKTGTLTQNKMVAQQIHLLGDHLSISGMGYEPVGDFVAQGQVILPAQNPALEMLLVTSALCNDAALQKEKGQWAIMGDPTEGALLVLASKAGLGPIELQNAFPRLMEVPFTSERKRMSVICKTAPSQARRLGFTQPYTLFMKGSPELVLEQCHQVMNQVVIRGITDADRDRILMQNNKIASQGLRVMGLAYKPLSVCPEPETLENVEHDLIWLGLVGIVDAARPEAKAAVARCRQAGIRPVMITGDHQLTAMAIARKIGIAQASDAVLSGQQLAQLSPQELEQQVERVNVYARVAPEHKLQIVQALQHRGAFVAMTGDGVNDAPALKQADIGIAMGISGTDVSKEASDMVLLDDNFATIVAATEEGRVIYGNIRRFIKYILGSNIGEVITIASAPLLGLGGVPLSPLQILWMNLVTDGLPALALAMEPAESGVMDRPPYNPRESIFARGLGFYMVRIGLILALLTIGLMGWSYHYTQTPTYSGHPDTWKTMVFTTLCLAQMGHALAVRSDTQLTYRLDPFSNPYLLGAVTLTTVLQLLLLYVPILQTFFDVQPLSGIELLICLGFSMLMFTWIELEKVWMGWWYRPRKR, from the coding sequence ATGGCCATAGAAGGGCCAGAGCACTCTCCAAGATCTCAATGGCATACCTTGGATACCAATGTTGTTCTTCGCCGTTTAGAGAGTGACCCAATCCATGGCCTCACAATAGATCAGGTCAATCAAAGACAACAGCTGTATGGCCACAATGAATTACAAGAAGTTTCCGGTCGCTCAACCTGGATTATCCTGATCGATCAATTCAAAAACATCATGTTGTTGATGTTGATTGTCGTCGCCATTGTCTCGGCTGTTTTGGATTTACAGGATCGACAATTTCCCAAGGATGCCGTCGCCATATCTGCCATTGTGTTACTCAATGGTTGGCTAGGCTTTATACAGGAAAGCCGGGCAGAGCAGGCGCTAACGGCCTTAAAATCTATGACCTCTTCACGGGTTCGCGTGATTCGCCAAGGCCAAGAGAGGGAAGTTGATGCTAAAGAGTTGGTGCCAGGAGATGTTATCTCTTTGGAAGCTGGGGTGCAGGTACCTGCTGATGGCCGGTTATTAAAGTCAGCTAGCCTTTCGATCCGTGAATCAGCCCTAACGGGAGAAGCGGAGGCAGTCACCAAACAACCTGAGTTGATCTTGGCCGAAGACACCGCTTTGGGGGATCGACAGAATCTCATCTTTCGCGGGACCGAGGTCATTCAAGGACGCGGAACAGCCATCGTCACTGCCACAGGCATGGAGACGGAACTGGGGAAAATTGCGGCCATGCTGCAATCGGTGGAAACAGAACCCACCCCTCTGCAACAGCGAATGGGCCAGTTGGGAAATGTCTTGGTTACTGGATCCATGGTGTTGGTAGGACTTGTCGTCCTTGGCGGTATCGTGCGGGAAGGCAACCTCAGCATGGTGGATGACTTGCTAGAGATCTCCCTGAGCATGGCTGTTGCCGTCGTTCCCGAGGGACTACCCGCCGTCATTACGGTTACCTTGGCCTTGGGCACCCAACGAATGGTGCGCCGTCAAGCATTGATTCGAAAGCTTCCCGCTGTAGAGACCTTGGGGTCTGTCACAACGATCTGTTCCGACAAAACGGGGACCCTGACTCAAAACAAAATGGTGGCCCAGCAGATTCACCTCCTTGGGGACCACTTGAGCATCAGCGGCATGGGATACGAGCCTGTCGGTGACTTCGTAGCCCAGGGCCAAGTCATATTACCCGCTCAAAACCCTGCCCTGGAGATGCTGCTGGTGACCAGTGCGCTCTGCAATGATGCCGCTTTACAAAAGGAGAAAGGACAATGGGCCATTATGGGAGACCCCACGGAGGGCGCACTCTTGGTCTTGGCCAGCAAAGCGGGGCTAGGCCCCATTGAGCTACAAAATGCCTTTCCCCGCTTGATGGAGGTGCCCTTTACCTCCGAGCGGAAACGCATGAGTGTGATTTGTAAAACAGCTCCGTCACAAGCCCGTCGCCTAGGATTCACTCAACCCTACACCCTCTTTATGAAGGGGTCCCCTGAGTTGGTGTTGGAGCAATGTCACCAGGTCATGAACCAGGTCGTTATTCGGGGAATAACCGATGCAGATCGCGATCGCATTCTCATGCAAAACAACAAGATAGCCAGTCAAGGACTACGGGTGATGGGTCTTGCGTATAAACCTCTATCGGTATGCCCTGAACCTGAAACTCTGGAAAATGTTGAGCATGACCTGATTTGGTTAGGGTTGGTGGGTATTGTAGATGCGGCGCGTCCTGAAGCCAAGGCTGCCGTGGCTCGTTGCCGACAGGCAGGGATCCGCCCGGTGATGATTACGGGAGATCATCAACTGACAGCGATGGCTATCGCCCGTAAAATCGGTATCGCTCAGGCGAGTGATGCCGTCTTGAGTGGTCAACAATTGGCCCAACTGTCGCCTCAGGAGCTGGAGCAACAGGTTGAGCGAGTCAATGTTTACGCTCGGGTCGCTCCTGAACACAAATTACAGATTGTCCAAGCCCTGCAACACCGAGGGGCCTTTGTGGCCATGACTGGAGATGGCGTGAATGATGCCCCCGCCCTCAAGCAAGCGGATATTGGGATTGCCATGGGGATTTCGGGCACCGATGTCAGTAAAGAAGCCAGTGATATGGTGCTTTTGGATGATAACTTTGCCACCATCGTCGCTGCTACAGAAGAAGGACGAGTGATTTACGGTAATATTCGCCGCTTTATTAAATACATTTTGGGTAGCAACATTGGTGAGGTGATTACCATTGCCTCAGCGCCTTTACTGGGATTAGGGGGCGTTCCTCTCTCCCCACTGCAAATTCTGTGGATGAATTTGGTCACTGATGGCTTACCCGCGTTGGCATTGGCCATGGAACCTGCAGAGTCAGGGGTTATGGATCGACCTCCTTACAATCCCCGTGAGAGTATTTTTGCCAGAGGTCTGGGGTTTTACATGGTGCGGATTGGCTTAATTCTTGCATTATTGACCATTGGTCTGATGGGGTGGTCCTATCACTACACCCAAACCCCAACCTATTCAGGCCATCCCGATACATGGAAAACAATGGTTTTTACGACCCTTTGTCTGGCTCAGATGGGACACGCACTGGCCGTGCGATCTGATACTCAACTCACGTATCGTCTCGATCCCTTCTCTAATCCTTACCTACTAGGCGCGGTCACCTTGACTACGGTGTTGCAACTGCTGTTACTTTATGTTCCTATCCTCCAAACGTTTTTCGATGTCCAACCTTTAAGTGGGATAGAGTTACTGATTTGTCTTGGGTTTAGTATGCTGATGTTCACCTGGATTGAACTTGAAAAAGTATGGATGGGTTGGTGGTATCGTCCTCGAAAAAGATAG
- a CDS encoding SLC13 family permease encodes MEILQDPKFLTLGVLTLALIAFVAEWLPVDITALMVTAALILLGLVSPDEGISGFGNSATITVLLMFILSAGIARTGIIQMMRDWLIRWGGRHPSQQIVVMGLLVGPITAFINNTAVVAVFLPIIEDWCRKQNISPSKLLIPLSYVTIMGGMITVVGTSTNILASGVSKDLGYGEFSLFQFTGMGLVTFVVGLVFLAVAAPRLLPKRKAATLSLDDFDLKDYVSEITIPNGSSLVGQTLRTTGLQRKFDLDVLELIRGAERFSQPLADLPLQVDDLLLVRGSRTELLSLRDQRDVEIMPAAKFSGAELEADLSTGAEMITEVLVLSNARLIGSTLKDLKFRQRYNVTVLAIRRGEALVRDRLGQVRLQFGDLLLVQGPRNSLAGLQSTRELLVMEPRDIETLRPEKAWVAIAIILGVIGAAALDLAPILVTALVGVLLMILTGCLKPGELYGAVRWDVIFLLAGLLPLGIAMDKSGATEWLAQPVVAVGQHLSGYGVLVALYIFTSLLTEIISNNAAVVLVIPLAVQVATTLSLNPLAFIFAITFAASNSYMTPIGYQTNTMVYGPGGYKFLDFMRIGLPLNILMAIVTPLLIVQFYGL; translated from the coding sequence ATGGAAATACTTCAAGATCCCAAATTCTTAACCTTAGGTGTCTTAACCTTAGCCTTAATCGCCTTTGTTGCAGAGTGGCTTCCAGTGGATATCACGGCATTAATGGTGACGGCAGCGCTGATATTGCTAGGACTCGTATCACCCGATGAAGGCATTTCAGGATTTGGCAACTCGGCCACGATTACTGTACTGCTGATGTTTATTCTTAGTGCTGGAATTGCCAGAACAGGCATTATCCAAATGATGCGGGACTGGCTGATTCGATGGGGTGGTCGCCATCCATCGCAGCAGATCGTAGTGATGGGGCTTTTGGTCGGTCCCATTACCGCCTTTATTAACAACACGGCGGTCGTGGCGGTCTTCCTACCCATCATTGAAGACTGGTGCCGGAAGCAAAATATCTCACCATCCAAGCTATTGATTCCCCTCTCCTATGTCACCATTATGGGCGGCATGATTACGGTGGTGGGCACCTCTACCAATATCCTGGCCAGTGGCGTATCGAAGGATTTGGGCTACGGCGAGTTTTCTTTGTTTCAATTCACAGGGATGGGGCTGGTCACCTTCGTGGTTGGACTCGTGTTTCTAGCAGTCGCAGCGCCTCGGCTATTGCCCAAACGCAAAGCAGCCACGCTATCGCTTGATGACTTTGACCTCAAGGATTATGTCAGTGAAATCACTATCCCTAACGGCTCCAGCTTGGTGGGCCAAACGCTCCGTACCACAGGGCTGCAGCGTAAGTTTGATCTGGATGTGTTGGAGCTGATTCGGGGAGCCGAGCGCTTTAGTCAACCTCTCGCAGATCTGCCACTCCAGGTAGATGATCTACTCTTGGTGCGAGGCAGCCGTACTGAGTTACTGAGTTTGCGTGATCAGCGGGATGTAGAGATTATGCCCGCCGCTAAGTTCAGCGGCGCTGAACTTGAAGCGGACCTGAGCACGGGAGCTGAGATGATTACTGAGGTTTTGGTGCTCTCGAATGCCCGTTTAATTGGTTCCACCCTCAAGGATCTCAAATTCCGACAGCGTTACAACGTGACCGTCTTGGCGATTCGTCGAGGCGAAGCCCTGGTGCGGGATCGTTTGGGTCAAGTCCGGCTCCAATTTGGAGATCTGCTCTTGGTGCAGGGGCCACGGAATAGCTTAGCGGGTTTGCAATCCACCCGTGAGCTACTGGTGATGGAACCCCGTGATATTGAAACTCTGCGGCCTGAAAAAGCTTGGGTTGCGATCGCAATCATCTTAGGTGTGATTGGCGCAGCAGCGTTGGATTTGGCCCCCATTCTTGTCACAGCCCTAGTGGGTGTTTTGCTGATGATTCTCACCGGTTGCCTTAAACCAGGTGAACTCTATGGCGCTGTGCGCTGGGATGTGATTTTTCTGTTGGCGGGTCTGCTGCCATTGGGGATTGCGATGGATAAATCTGGCGCAACTGAGTGGTTAGCACAACCCGTTGTGGCCGTAGGTCAGCATTTGTCAGGCTATGGGGTGTTGGTAGCGCTCTATATTTTCACATCGCTGCTGACTGAGATCATCTCGAATAATGCTGCTGTCGTTCTTGTGATTCCCCTCGCAGTGCAGGTGGCTACAACCCTGAGCCTCAATCCCTTAGCCTTTATCTTTGCGATTACCTTTGCGGCCTCTAACAGCTATATGACCCCTATCGGTTATCAAACCAACACCATGGTCTACGGTCCCGGCGGCTATAAGTTTTTGGATTTTATGCGCATTGGGTTGCCCTTGAATATTTTGATGGCGATCGTCACCCCATTATTAATCGTTCAGTTCTATGGATTGTAG
- the hepA gene encoding heterocyst formation ABC transporter subunit HepA encodes MIRNVLKATHLWQSHGLILKELRHYRLLLIAALFFSFVSAISAALSIGLISALLQGLTSPYNSPLQTGIGWIDIHLLGIQTSANQRIYRLAALTLVISWLQIASAYWGQLSFRLTALGLVNRLRKKLFDQLKRLSLSYYLSSSAGALTTTLTSEVNQIQQALMTVAQMITQLSLILGYGISMFVLSWQLSLAMLLITCTLSWGLQNLQRQVRAASFGVPEANKRLTEIALEFIYGIRTVHAHNSQAYEQQRYNQAADQALSISQQMTRSMLRVQPIARGIASSLLILIITVSYSILIAGGTLQASTLLAFLFVVYRTLPLVSQLSDSRVNLISLQGSLENVSELLTRNHKPYLSDGTFPFAGLQLSIEFVHVSFGYTSGHWVLKDINLSLRKNQMTALVGASGAGKSTIVDLIPRFFDPMVGQILVDGMDLRQLQLDTLRDRMAIVSQDTYIFNASVRDNIAYGLSNITEERVWQAAEQANALSFIQEMPEGLNTPLGERGIRLSGGQRQRIAIARALLRNPEILILDEATSALDSITEQLIQESLMTLVEGRTVIAIAHRLSTIANADQVVVLDQGQIVEQGTYQALLDQRGQLWQFHQMQFKQPSRV; translated from the coding sequence ATGATTCGAAACGTCCTAAAGGCCACCCACCTTTGGCAATCCCATGGCTTGATTCTTAAGGAGTTGAGGCACTATCGTCTATTATTGATTGCTGCCCTATTTTTCTCCTTTGTGTCAGCAATTTCTGCTGCCTTAAGCATCGGTTTGATTAGCGCTTTGCTCCAAGGACTTACATCACCATACAATTCACCCTTGCAAACGGGGATAGGCTGGATTGATATTCATCTCTTGGGAATACAAACTTCAGCCAACCAGAGAATTTACCGACTAGCAGCTTTGACTTTAGTCATATCTTGGCTCCAGATAGCTAGTGCCTATTGGGGACAACTATCCTTTCGGCTAACTGCATTGGGGTTAGTCAATCGCCTCCGAAAAAAATTGTTTGATCAGCTTAAACGACTGAGTCTGAGCTACTACCTATCTTCAAGTGCTGGAGCACTCACTACTACACTGACCAGTGAAGTCAATCAAATACAGCAGGCTTTAATGACTGTTGCCCAGATGATCACACAACTATCACTGATCTTGGGCTATGGCATTTCAATGTTTGTGCTGTCGTGGCAACTGTCACTGGCCATGCTCTTAATTACGTGCACATTATCTTGGGGGTTACAAAATCTTCAGCGCCAAGTTCGGGCTGCTAGTTTTGGCGTCCCCGAGGCCAATAAACGATTGACTGAAATCGCCTTAGAGTTTATTTACGGGATTCGTACTGTTCATGCCCATAATTCTCAAGCCTATGAACAGCAACGATATAACCAGGCTGCAGATCAAGCTTTGAGCATTTCCCAACAGATGACTCGGAGCATGCTTAGGGTACAACCTATCGCCCGAGGAATCGCTAGCAGCTTGCTAATCCTAATCATTACAGTGTCCTACTCGATTTTGATTGCGGGAGGGACGTTACAAGCTTCAACGCTACTGGCTTTCTTATTCGTGGTCTATCGCACTTTGCCACTGGTTAGCCAGCTAAGTGACTCCCGAGTCAACTTAATTAGCCTACAGGGGTCGTTAGAAAATGTGAGTGAGCTGCTAACCAGGAACCATAAACCCTATCTCAGCGATGGAACTTTTCCATTTGCTGGACTGCAACTTTCTATAGAATTCGTCCATGTGAGCTTTGGTTACACCTCTGGGCATTGGGTGCTTAAAGACATTAATTTGTCATTACGGAAGAACCAAATGACTGCATTGGTCGGAGCATCTGGCGCAGGTAAATCTACAATAGTGGATTTAATACCGCGATTTTTTGACCCTATGGTGGGTCAGATCTTGGTAGATGGTATGGATCTAAGGCAGCTTCAGCTCGATACCCTACGGGACCGCATGGCAATTGTGAGTCAAGACACATATATTTTTAATGCTTCTGTCCGAGATAACATTGCCTACGGTTTATCAAATATAACTGAGGAACGAGTGTGGCAGGCTGCTGAACAGGCCAATGCCCTATCCTTTATCCAAGAGATGCCGGAGGGATTGAACACACCGTTAGGGGAACGTGGAATTCGCTTGTCGGGTGGTCAACGTCAGCGGATTGCAATTGCCCGCGCACTCTTACGAAATCCTGAAATTTTGATCTTAGATGAAGCAACCAGTGCCCTTGATTCGATTACAGAACAATTGATTCAAGAATCGTTAATGACGTTGGTTGAAGGAAGAACAGTCATTGCCATTGCTCACCGCTTATCGACTATCGCTAATGCGGATCAGGTTGTTGTGTTAGATCAAGGGCAGATAGTTGAGCAAGGCACTTATCAAGCGCTACTGGATCAACGAGGCCAGTTGTGGCAATTCCACCAGATGCAATTTAAGCAACCCAGTCGGGTCTAG
- the rimK gene encoding 30S ribosomal protein S6--L-glutamate ligase yields MKIAILSRQKSLYSTQRLNEAGTERGHEMHVIDYLRCYMNITAHKPKVIYQEEALEGYDAIIPRIGASKTFYGTAVVRQFEVMGVFSANESQAISRSRDKLRCLQILSQKGIGLPVTGFAHSSKDIDGLIKSVGGAPLVIKLLEGTQGIGVVLTETYQAAKSVIEAFRGLDANILVQEFIKEAGGMDIRCFVIGDRIVASMKRQGAPGEFRSNIHRGGNASKIKLTPEERSTAVRAAKAMGLRVAGVDLLRSNHGPVVMEVNSTPGLEGIESATGVDVAGKIIEFLEKNAGPGKNRDRIKY; encoded by the coding sequence ATGAAAATTGCAATTCTCTCCCGGCAAAAATCTCTCTATTCAACTCAGCGGTTGAATGAAGCGGGTACTGAGCGAGGGCATGAGATGCATGTGATTGACTATCTACGCTGTTACATGAATATCACGGCTCATAAACCCAAAGTGATTTACCAGGAGGAAGCCCTAGAAGGATACGATGCGATTATTCCTCGTATCGGTGCTTCTAAAACCTTTTATGGGACGGCTGTTGTCCGCCAATTTGAGGTGATGGGAGTATTTTCAGCTAATGAGTCCCAAGCGATTTCACGGTCCCGTGATAAGCTCCGCTGCCTGCAAATTTTGTCTCAGAAAGGAATTGGCCTTCCTGTAACGGGATTTGCCCACTCTTCCAAAGATATTGATGGGTTGATTAAGAGTGTGGGTGGAGCACCCCTAGTGATTAAGCTCCTGGAAGGGACTCAGGGGATTGGTGTAGTCCTTACAGAAACCTATCAGGCTGCAAAATCTGTGATTGAAGCGTTTCGGGGACTCGATGCCAATATCCTGGTTCAAGAATTTATCAAAGAAGCGGGGGGCATGGATATCCGTTGTTTCGTCATTGGAGATCGGATCGTGGCGTCTATGAAGCGTCAGGGGGCTCCCGGTGAGTTCCGCTCGAACATTCATCGAGGGGGTAACGCCTCCAAGATTAAGCTGACTCCTGAGGAGCGGAGTACTGCTGTAAGGGCAGCTAAAGCGATGGGGTTGCGGGTTGCGGGGGTGGATTTGTTACGCTCCAATCATGGTCCTGTGGTGATGGAAGTCAATTCTACTCCCGGCTTGGAGGGAATTGAATCAGCAACGGGCGTGGATGTTGCGGGTAAAATCATTGAATTTTTAGAGAAGAATGCTGGGCCGGGTAAGAACCGCGATCGCATCAAGTATTAG
- a CDS encoding glycosyltransferase family 1 protein, which yields MVFENRGSVALISVHGDPAVEFGCEEAGGQNVYVRRVGEELADRGWTVDMFTRQSSPDQPEIVEHQPGCRTIRLTAGPKAFINRNQLFGYLPEFLTAFRQYQADNSIIYPLVHTNYWLSAWIGLQLKQSQVTRLVHNNHSLGAVKYQSSKTIPLIARTRLEIEKKCVETSDCIIATSPQEVEHIRSLVSTNGNIEIIPCGTDTQRFQATDQQSARQKLEISQASHLILYVGRFDPRKGIETLVRAVANPQVQRHQNVNLMIVGGSRSERKDNQEKNRIEAIVKQLGLQDRVTFAGQISHEFLPDYYAASDICVVPSLYEPFGLVPIEAMACGTPVIASAVGGLKYTVIDGETGLLVPPQQDEKLASAIDHLISNPARRQTMGRAGHQRVLAHFSWKGVANQLDQLYTTQLNHLYREFFPENSAS from the coding sequence ATGGTTTTTGAAAATAGAGGTAGCGTTGCCTTAATCTCTGTTCATGGAGATCCTGCCGTTGAATTTGGCTGCGAAGAAGCTGGTGGCCAAAACGTCTATGTTCGACGAGTTGGTGAGGAGCTTGCAGATCGAGGATGGACGGTCGATATGTTTACCCGTCAATCAAGTCCTGATCAACCAGAGATCGTAGAACATCAGCCAGGTTGTCGGACGATTCGCCTGACTGCCGGACCCAAAGCATTTATCAATCGAAATCAATTATTTGGGTATTTACCGGAATTTTTGACCGCCTTCCGTCAGTATCAAGCCGATAACAGCATCATCTATCCCTTAGTTCATACTAATTATTGGTTGTCTGCCTGGATCGGATTGCAATTAAAGCAGTCTCAGGTAACCCGACTAGTACATAACAATCATTCTTTGGGAGCTGTAAAATACCAATCCAGCAAGACCATTCCGTTGATCGCTAGAACCCGACTGGAGATTGAGAAAAAATGTGTAGAAACTTCTGACTGTATAATCGCTACAAGTCCGCAAGAAGTAGAGCATATAAGGTCGTTAGTATCCACCAACGGTAACATTGAAATCATTCCCTGCGGAACAGACACTCAGCGGTTTCAAGCCACCGACCAACAATCAGCTCGACAGAAGTTAGAGATTTCTCAAGCGTCCCACCTCATTTTGTATGTGGGTCGATTTGATCCCCGAAAAGGTATTGAAACCTTAGTTAGAGCAGTTGCAAATCCCCAAGTTCAGCGCCATCAAAATGTGAATCTGATGATTGTGGGGGGAAGTCGTTCGGAGCGTAAAGATAATCAAGAAAAAAATAGAATTGAAGCCATTGTCAAACAGCTAGGTTTGCAAGACCGAGTGACCTTTGCAGGTCAAATTAGCCATGAATTCTTACCTGATTACTATGCTGCTTCAGATATTTGCGTCGTACCTAGCCTTTATGAACCTTTTGGGCTAGTACCCATTGAGGCGATGGCTTGTGGTACTCCAGTCATTGCCAGTGCAGTTGGAGGACTGAAATATACAGTCATTGATGGAGAAACCGGGCTTTTAGTACCGCCCCAACAAGATGAAAAATTAGCCTCAGCAATTGACCACCTCATATCCAATCCTGCGAGGCGGCAAACTATGGGCAGAGCGGGACATCAGCGAGTTCTGGCTCACTTTAGTTGGAAGGGGGTAGCGAATCAACTCGACCAACTATACACCACTCAGCTCAACCATCTCTACCGAGAGTTTTTCCCAGAAAATTCCGCAAGCTAA
- a CDS encoding RNA polymerase sigma factor, RpoD/SigA family, producing the protein MATSITSSGYPLCAAKLKASSDNVRLYLRDIGRSPLLTPEQELQLGREVQTMVRLEAVKDQLAQSCGEEPSMETWTKAADLEIAELQTLLEKGHKAKQKMITANLRLVVTIAKKYRDRNLELLDLIQEGTLGLERAAEKYDPQRGFRFSTYAYWWIRQGITRAIAEQGRTIRLPIHLTEALNKIKRTQRELSQSLGRSPTTAEVAQALSLTPEKVQQYLHCAHHTLSIDLKIGDDQDSSIVDFIEAPDSSPEKFVSDKTLSESLQMLLATLTPQQREVLTLRYGLIDGRELTLAAVGRRMDISRERVRQLQNAALSQLQKRKPEIADYLVS; encoded by the coding sequence ATGGCAACATCAATAACGTCTTCTGGATATCCATTGTGCGCTGCAAAACTGAAAGCCTCTTCAGATAACGTGCGTTTGTATCTACGAGATATTGGCCGATCGCCCTTGCTGACGCCAGAGCAGGAACTACAGCTGGGTAGAGAAGTACAGACGATGGTTCGGTTGGAAGCCGTAAAAGATCAATTAGCTCAAAGCTGTGGGGAGGAGCCTTCAATGGAGACCTGGACCAAGGCTGCGGATCTGGAGATAGCGGAGCTCCAAACGCTCCTTGAGAAGGGCCATAAAGCCAAACAAAAAATGATTACTGCAAACTTACGTCTCGTTGTTACCATTGCTAAAAAATATAGGGATCGTAATTTAGAATTACTAGATCTGATCCAAGAGGGGACTTTGGGACTGGAAAGAGCAGCGGAAAAATATGATCCACAGCGAGGCTTTCGGTTTTCAACCTATGCCTATTGGTGGATTCGGCAGGGTATCACTCGTGCGATCGCAGAGCAGGGACGCACCATCCGACTACCCATTCATCTCACAGAAGCCTTAAATAAAATCAAGCGAACCCAGCGCGAACTCTCTCAATCTCTAGGTCGTAGTCCAACAACAGCAGAGGTTGCTCAAGCTCTGTCTTTGACCCCAGAAAAAGTCCAACAATACCTTCACTGCGCACACCACACTTTATCTATCGATCTGAAAATTGGTGACGACCAAGATAGCTCTATCGTTGACTTTATTGAGGCTCCCGATTCCTCCCCTGAAAAATTTGTATCTGACAAAACTCTGAGTGAGTCGCTCCAGATGTTGTTAGCCACTCTCACCCCTCAGCAGCGAGAAGTGCTCACCCTTCGCTACGGTTTGATCGATGGTCGTGAACTCACCCTCGCAGCCGTAGGCCGCCGCATGGACATCAGTCGGGAACGAGTCCGCCAATTGCAAAATGCAGCCCTGAGTCAACTGCAAAAGCGTAAGCCAGAAATCGCAGATTATCTTGTGAGTTGA